One Acidimicrobiales bacterium genomic window, GACGGCAAGACGCTGGACGTCGACAAGGTGGTCGTGTCGGTCGGCCGGCGCCCCTCCACCGACGACATCGGCCTCGACGGGACCTCGGTCAAGCTCGACGACCGCGGCTTCGTGTCGGTCGACGAGTACTGCCGCACCGGCGAGGACGGCGTCTGGGCCGTGGGCGACTGCATCGCCACGCCCGCCCTGGCGCACGTCGGCTTCGCCGAGGGCATCGCCGTGATCACCGACATCCTCGGCGAGCCGGTGATCCCGGTCGATTACGGCAAGGTGCCGTGGGCCATCTACTGCCACCCCGAGGTGGCGTTCGCCGGCCACAGCGAGGAGTCCGCCAAGGAGGCCGGCCTCGATGTGGTCACCTCCAAGCACCGCTGGACGGGCAACGGCCGCGCCCTCATCGTGGGCGACACCGAGGGCCTCGTGAAGGTCATCGCCGAGAAGAACGCCGACGGCAACGGCGGGCGCATCCTCGGCGTGCACATGGTCGGCCCGTGGGTCACCGAGCAGCTCGGCCAGGGCTACCTCGCCGTCAACTGGGAGGCCACGGTCGACGAGGTCGCCCACTTCATCCAACCCCATCCGTCGCTGTCCGAGAACTTCGGCGAGACGGTGCTGAGCTTGACCGGACGGAGCCTGCACGGATGACCGACATCCAGATGCCGCAGCTCGGTGAGACCGTCACCGAGGGCACGATCACGAAGTGGTTCAAGAACGTCGGCGAGCAGGTCAGCGAGGACGAGCCGCTGTTCGAGGTGTCCACCGACAAGGTCGACTCCGAGGTGCCGTCGCCGGTGAGCGGCGTGCTCAGCGAGATCCTGGTCCCCGAGGGCGACACCGTCGACGTGGGCGTGGTGCTGGCCCGCATCGGTGGTGCCGACGCCGACTCCGGTGCCGCGCCGGCCGACGACGGTGCTGCGGCCCCTGCCGAGGCGCCCCCGGCCGAGGAGGCCCCGGCTCCTGCCGAGGCCGATGCCGAGGCCGCTCCAGTGACAGCCGAGCAGGCACCGCCGCCCCCGCCCCCTCCGCCGCCGTCGGGCACGCCCGCGCCGCAGCTGGCGGCCAGCCAGGCGCCCCCTCCGCCTCCGCCCCCGCCGGCGCAGACCACCGTTCCGGTCGCCCGTGACGGGGCTGGCGACGCCGACGGGAAGCTGCTGTCGCCGGTGGTGCGACGGCTCATCGCCGAGAACGACCTCGACCCCGGCCAGATCGCGGGCACCGGTCCCGGTGGTCGCATCACCCGGGGCGACGTCCTCACCGCCATCGACAGCGGTGGTGCCCGCCGTGTCGCTGCGTCGGCCCCCGCAGCCGCTCCGGCCGCCGCCACCTCGCCGGCCGAGACCGCGACGCGTGCCCCGGCACCGGCTCCGCAGCCCATGGCGGTGGCGGGCGAGCGCGACACCACGATCCCGCACACCAACATCCGCCGCCGCACCGCCGAGCACATGGTGCGCTCCAAGGCGACGTCGGCCCACGTGTACGCCTCGATCGAGGTCGACTTCGAGTCGATCGAGCGGGTGCGCTCGGCGGCCAAGGGCGAATGGAAGGCGGCGGAGGGCTTCAGCCTCACCTACCTGCCCTTCATCAGCCGGGCGATCATCGACGCCGTCCGGGAGTTCCCCCAGGTCAACTCGTCGTTCGGCGAGAACGAGCTGATCGTCCACAACTACGTGAACCTCGGCATCGCCGTCGACCTCGACTTCAAGGGTCTGATGGTGCCGGTCATCCACGAAGCCGAGGGCAAGCGCCTGCGGGCCATCGCCCGTGAGGTGTCCGACCTGGCGCACCGGGCGCGGTCGAAGCAGCTGTCGCCCGACGACATCGCCGGCGGCACGTTCACGATCACCAACCCGGGCCCGTTCGGCACCACGCTCACCCTGCCGGTGATCAACCAGCCGCAGGTGGCGATCATCTCCACCGATGCGGTGAAGCGCCGGCCGGTGGTGGTCGACCTGCCCGACGGCAGCGAGGGCATCGCCATCCACTCCACCGGCAACCTCACGCTCACGTGGGACCACCGGGCCTTCGACGGCGCCTACGCCGCGGCCTTCATCAACCGGGTGCGGGAGATCCTCGAGACCCGCGACTGGGCTGCTGAGCTGGCGTGACATGACGCTGCGGGTGCGGTGGCTGGGGAAGGTGTCGTACCGCGACGCCTGGGCCGTGCAGCGGGCGCTGCACGCGGGCGGCGCGGCGGCGGCCGGGCCCGACGATCATCTGCTGCTGCTGGAGCACCCGCACGTCTACACGCTGGGCGTGCGGGCCGACCTGCGCCACGTCCTGGTGCCACCGGCCGAGGTCGGCGCCGAGCTGGTGCGGGCCGACCGGGGCGGCGACGTCACCTACCACGGCCCCGGCCAGCTGGTCGGGTACCCGATCCTGTCGCTGCCGGGGAAGCACTCGGCCACCCGCACGGGC contains:
- a CDS encoding dihydrolipoamide acetyltransferase family protein; the protein is MTDIQMPQLGETVTEGTITKWFKNVGEQVSEDEPLFEVSTDKVDSEVPSPVSGVLSEILVPEGDTVDVGVVLARIGGADADSGAAPADDGAAAPAEAPPAEEAPAPAEADAEAAPVTAEQAPPPPPPPPPSGTPAPQLAASQAPPPPPPPPAQTTVPVARDGAGDADGKLLSPVVRRLIAENDLDPGQIAGTGPGGRITRGDVLTAIDSGGARRVAASAPAAAPAAATSPAETATRAPAPAPQPMAVAGERDTTIPHTNIRRRTAEHMVRSKATSAHVYASIEVDFESIERVRSAAKGEWKAAEGFSLTYLPFISRAIIDAVREFPQVNSSFGENELIVHNYVNLGIAVDLDFKGLMVPVIHEAEGKRLRAIAREVSDLAHRARSKQLSPDDIAGGTFTITNPGPFGTTLTLPVINQPQVAIISTDAVKRRPVVVDLPDGSEGIAIHSTGNLTLTWDHRAFDGAYAAAFINRVREILETRDWAAELA